The stretch of DNA AAACTTCAAATCACTAGAACCACCAGTCCGTGGAGAATCTGCTGGTGAACGAGTGAATCGATTTGAGTTATGGCAAGCTTTACATTGCGACGGGTCATCTGAACGACGGCTGTCATGCTGAATAACTTGTTCATGGCACGAATCACACTTGTTAAAGTTAGCACCAAATTTAACTTCAAAATCAGGATTATAAGTTAATGTTGCGGCATCAAAGAAATTATTGATCACCGTCGAAGGTGTTGAGATTTTCTCTAGTGCTCTATTGTCTTCACAGTTGACCAATTCATTACGACTATCGACACACACTCCAGAAGAGATGAACGTCGTGAGAATATCGCCGCTAGTGAGTGCTTCACCCTGGTTAATATTCGAGTCTAGTGCAGTATCCCACTGGCAAATAATGTCGCCAGTCGTTGCGCCTGCTTGGCAAAGTGGGTTTTTATCTAATTCAAAAGAGTTGGGCGTGTTCTTCGCAACATGAGTTTCAAAACCAGCGCCGTTGTCCCAGTTTAGTAGCAGACGAACGCTATTTTTATACTGCAGGAACTCATCCGTTAGCGAAATACCATTGCCGTCTTTAGTGACGCGAACATGCACATCGTAGGCGGTTGCGCTACTTGCGGTTAGATGGGTGACTTCAAACTTCACCCCATAATCAATACCCGCTGCTTTCTTACCTAGCGCTGCTAACGTATGAACATTCTCAACAGACATCCCAGCGCCTTCACCATGACAAGATAAACAAGTGTCATTTTCAGCTGGGAACATGATGTGTTTTTCGCTGTTTGGCTTAGCCGTTAACATCGCTTCATTAAAGGCAATGTTATCGTGGCAAGATGAACAGGTTGCAACGGTAGGAATACTCTTCCAGTTACCGCCTTCAGAGGTAATGACACCTTGAAGATCAGGGTTCGACACTAAATCAGCATCATCTGCATGGCAGCCTGTACAGTTACGGATGTCTTGTGGGTAGTTAATACCGTCAATAGTCCCTTTGTTATTTAACACCCAGAGACCATCGTTTTCTGCAAAAATGGTTTCTTTGTCGCCGTTGCGAGTAAATAGGCTGTACTTGTTACCCACTTCAGCTAGCGTCGGCAGATCAATACCTTGGTGTATTTTATGCGCCATGACTTTTAAATCTAAACTTTCACCGCTGATAGGGTCGTTCGCGTCTGGGTTGTGACAAGTCACGCAGTTGTCGGTATCAATTCTATTACCACCGTGGAATGCAAGCTCAGTGTGGCAGCTATTACAGCTTTCAATGGCCACAATCTGGCGAGACTCACTGATGTCTCCACCTGCTGGTACCCAGTCAAATGTAGTGTTAGCCACTGGATAATTGTCAGACTTTCGAACTTCTAAACCGATTCGATGAGTCAGCGCTTCTTGCCACGCTATAGCTTCACCAGATATTGGGTCGGTTGTGCTCAATACATCGGCTGCGAACGTGTATTGATAACTACCATCCATTTTGTCTATCAATTCACCCTTGTCAGCTGTTGGTAAGCTGACATTACTCACATCAGGATACTGTGCACTATCAATATCGGTAGCCTTGCGCAGATAGCTGCTCCAGTCTGTTGTGTAACCGTCTTCATCTGGAATGAGTTTAGCGAGGGTGGTGCGGACATCAGTTATGCCAACCAATGCTCTGCCGTTTTGGTCTTCAGCTGTAAAAGTGAAAGTCAGTTTATCTGCTTCGAAGGTTGGTTGTGACATAGTCACGGTTAAACTTGCTGCAGTAGATACGGTATTACCACTACTGGGTGGCCCATCTTCTCCTGGCGCACCATCATTACCATCATTACAACCCACTAAAATGACTGCGGCGACGATAGCCGCAAGTACATTATATTTTCTTATTTTTTTAGACATTTAATCAATCCCACTATATTACCAATTATATGCTGCATCTATTTGGGTACCGCCTGCTTATGAGTGCTGGCATCTACTCAAATAGAATCAAGATAAAGTTACGGCTAATATTTTCCAGCATGGGTCGACTAATTTATAGATAACTAAAGTTCACCAGAATATAGGTTCTGATGATTATAATTATCTTTACTAATGTAACTTATTGATAGTGTTGGCTAATTCTTCTGCCCAAAGGGTGTAAATAAGAAGAGTTGCATGTAATGAATGTTCATTATTGTTAACTAGTTAACACTTAATCGTCGTGAATGTTGCTAGGTGAGCGGGTTGAGCGAGTTCAAGGCTCTCTATCCACGGCGATATGGCCGGACTGTTAACGCGGCTGAAGCGCATTTTTCGGTGAGATCCAGTGGTGAATCAGTGGGTTGAAATTATCAGTTTGAACGTTTTAATCTTGCTTTTTAACCGCCCATCGAACATTGAGGTTATTGTGTTTACCTAGTGAAAAAGACTAAAAAATAAACGTCAGCTATTCTAAAAGAATTACAAAGGAGTGTAATGAAGTGTAAAACGCCAAGACATGAATACAAACCTTATTTAGACTTTCGCGTCGACCTTTGCTGACGGGTCATTTAAAACATCATTATCATGGATTTAAATTTTATGAAAAAAGCATCGTTAACCTTAATATTGTTAATGCTCGCTGTAGGTTGTGATAGCGCCAAAGTCGATAAGGCTAAAGATAAATCAATATTTGTATCGAGCGCGTTGGTCGAAGTTCAAAGTATGAGTACACCTATAAAACTTGTGGGCACGCTGGTGGCAAAAGAGTCAGTGATTATCGCTTCAGAGGTTGATGGCCGTGTTGCCGAGATAAAGGTGACCGATAGCCAGCAAGTACAAAAAGGAGACCTGCTATTTACATTGATTGATCGTCAAGCTAAAGCCGAATTAGAAGAGGCGCAGGCTTATCTTAAAGATGAAAACCGTAAGCTAAAAGAGTTTAAACAACTTGGTGCAAAAGGCGGTGTTAGTGCCACGATTAGAGAAAGTCAGCAGGTAAGCGTTGATATTGCTCAAGCAAGGATGAATGCCGCAAAAGTGAATTACGATTATCATCGTATATTGGCGCCAATATCAGGGGTTTTGGGTTTGGTTAATATTACTCAAGGGCAAAGGCTCATCAAAGATACCCCGGTTATGACGTTGGACAATACCGCGTTAATGCAGCTTGATTTGAATATTCCTGAAAAGTACATTTCAAAACTGGCCAAAGGGCAAACTATCACCACCAAAGTCAGTGCTTGGGGGGAAGATGTTTTTGAAGGGAAAGTAGCAGCCATTGACTCTCGAGTGCAACCACAAAGCCTTGATATAAAAATACGCGTCGGCATTACCAATGTGGACCGTAAACTCAAACCCGGCATGTTGGCACATGCGAAGCTTAAATTCCCAGCATCGAGTTATACCGTTGTGCCCTTGCAAGCAATTGAATATGCCGGTGAGAAAACATTTGTCTATGTTATCGATGAAAACTGGCGAGCCCATCAAACTGAAGTAGTACTCGGGGAACAGATAGCCGAGCAAGTGGTGGTGAGTGAAGGGTTAGCATCTGGGCAACGCATTGTTATTGAGGGGCTGGTGAATATTAGTGATAAAGATGTCGTCAAAGAAGCGCCTGCTTTTAGTCGTGAGGCTGCCCAATAATGTTGATTTCAGATACCAGTGTAGAGCGTCCTGTTATCGCAATAGTGTTAAGTATTTTATTAACACTCTTTGGCATAGTGGCTTTTTTTAAGCTTCCAGTCACTGAAATGCCCAATATGGTGAGTCCCATAGCAACGATAAGCACTAAATACAAAGGGGCATCAGCGGTCATTATTGAAAGCCAAGTGACCGCTAAAATAGAGGCTCAGTTAACCGGGATTAGCGGTGTTAAAGACATCACTTCGGTCAGTAAAAATGGTGCATCCAGCATCACCGTCGAATTTGAAACGGGTGCTAATATTAATGACAGCGTCAGTGACATTCGAGATGCTATTTCCAGAGCGAAAGGATCATTACCCGATGACGCCGATGAGCCAACGGTATCGAAAGACGATGGCACCGGGGAGCCAGCGTTATATATTAATGTGAGTTCATCAGCGATGAATCGCACTCAGCTTACCGATTATGTCAGCCAAAACATTGAAGATAGATTCAACATTATTAGTGGCGTAAGTGCCGTTGATGTTGCTGGTGGCTTATATAAAGTCATGTTTATAAAGCTTAACTCTGAGAAAATGGCTGGCCATAAAGTCACGACTACCGATATTCTTAGCGCGTTACGGGCTGAAAACTTAGAGAGTCCCGCTGGCGAGATAAGAAACAATTCGATTGTTATGCCAGTGCGCACAGAGCGGCGCTACGATGCCGAAAGGGATTTTAGGTATTTAGTGATTGGGAAATCGGCAACGGGAGTGGCCATTTATCTGAATCAAGTGGCAGAGGTTAAGCTACAAGCTGAAAGTGAAAACTCAAGTTACAGGAGTAATGGCGTCTCCAGTGTCAGTTTAGCGATTGTTCCACAGGCCGATGCAAATCCACTCGATCTCTCTAGCCGCATTCATGCTGAAGTGGATAAAATCCAACAGTTTCTGCCCAAAGGCACGCAAGTGGTGGTGGATTATGATGCCACCGTCTTTATCGACCGCTCAATAAGTGAGGTCTATAAAACCCTGTTCATGACCTGCGCTCTGGTTATCTTGGTGCTGTATCTCTTTATTGGTCAAGCAAGAGCAACATTAATCCCCGCTGTAACAGTACCGGTTTCCCTTATCGCAACGTTTATCTTCGCAAGTTACTTAGGCTTTACCATCAACCTGTTAACCTTGCTGGCACTTATCTTGGCTATTGGGCTGGTGGTCGATGATGCGATTGTGGTGGTTGAGAATATTTATCATCATATTCAACGAGGGAAGCCACCGCTGCTAGCAGCCTTTGAAGGTACTCGGGAAGTGGGCTTTGCAGTACTGGCGACCACGTTTGTACTGGTGATGGTGTTTCTGCCCATCGCGATGATGGACGGCATGATAGGGCGTTTGTTTACCGAATTTTCGGTGATGATAGCGGTCTCGGTGATGTTCTCGACGCTCATCGCATTGACGTTGACCCCGGTGCTCGGAGCCAAATTACTCACTAAAAAGCAAAAACACAACGCCATTAATACCTACGTTGAACGCTTACTCGGTGCACTCGAAACTCGCTATCGACAACTGCTAACACTGAGCCTTAAGTACCGTTTTGTTGCGCCAGCGATTATCATCGCTTGTTTAGCTGGCAGTTACTTTGTCGTGACTCAGCTTTCTTCTCAGCTTATGCCACAAGAAGATCGAGGCGTCATAATGGTTAAGGTTAATGGCGCGGAAGGGACCAGTTTTTCGCGTATGTCAGAGAATATGCAAAAAGTTGAAACGCGGCTTATGGCGATGTTGAAAAATGGCAGCCTGAAGTCCTTAAGCATACAAACCCCGATCTCTGGCGGT from Shewanella sp. Choline-02u-19 encodes:
- a CDS encoding OmcA/MtrC family decaheme c-type cytochrome; its protein translation is MSKKIRKYNVLAAIVAAVILVGCNDGNDGAPGEDGPPSSGNTVSTAASLTVTMSQPTFEADKLTFTFTAEDQNGRALVGITDVRTTLAKLIPDEDGYTTDWSSYLRKATDIDSAQYPDVSNVSLPTADKGELIDKMDGSYQYTFAADVLSTTDPISGEAIAWQEALTHRIGLEVRKSDNYPVANTTFDWVPAGGDISESRQIVAIESCNSCHTELAFHGGNRIDTDNCVTCHNPDANDPISGESLDLKVMAHKIHQGIDLPTLAEVGNKYSLFTRNGDKETIFAENDGLWVLNNKGTIDGINYPQDIRNCTGCHADDADLVSNPDLQGVITSEGGNWKSIPTVATCSSCHDNIAFNEAMLTAKPNSEKHIMFPAENDTCLSCHGEGAGMSVENVHTLAALGKKAAGIDYGVKFEVTHLTASSATAYDVHVRVTKDGNGISLTDEFLQYKNSVRLLLNWDNGAGFETHVAKNTPNSFELDKNPLCQAGATTGDIICQWDTALDSNINQGEALTSGDILTTFISSGVCVDSRNELVNCEDNRALEKISTPSTVINNFFDAATLTYNPDFEVKFGANFNKCDSCHEQVIQHDSRRSDDPSQCKACHNSNRFTRSPADSPRTGGSSDLKFEVHKIHSNFRFVNAENDFDMVGRNEFYSAPISDCAQCHDDNQIDLPLTQNSRASITRAPTTSLSDGNNLVRDGAVYTSPIALVCTSCHLSVGPGLIGSDGKVVLDADGTTLLTRDLSSNGPGYDNGEFPQVPVTITAAEQSMLNHMILSGGAVFGATSAAQATGTESCSTCHSIGSASGVDKVHGQIH
- a CDS encoding efflux RND transporter periplasmic adaptor subunit produces the protein MKKASLTLILLMLAVGCDSAKVDKAKDKSIFVSSALVEVQSMSTPIKLVGTLVAKESVIIASEVDGRVAEIKVTDSQQVQKGDLLFTLIDRQAKAELEEAQAYLKDENRKLKEFKQLGAKGGVSATIRESQQVSVDIAQARMNAAKVNYDYHRILAPISGVLGLVNITQGQRLIKDTPVMTLDNTALMQLDLNIPEKYISKLAKGQTITTKVSAWGEDVFEGKVAAIDSRVQPQSLDIKIRVGITNVDRKLKPGMLAHAKLKFPASSYTVVPLQAIEYAGEKTFVYVIDENWRAHQTEVVLGEQIAEQVVVSEGLASGQRIVIEGLVNISDKDVVKEAPAFSREAAQ
- a CDS encoding efflux RND transporter permease subunit, whose protein sequence is MLISDTSVERPVIAIVLSILLTLFGIVAFFKLPVTEMPNMVSPIATISTKYKGASAVIIESQVTAKIEAQLTGISGVKDITSVSKNGASSITVEFETGANINDSVSDIRDAISRAKGSLPDDADEPTVSKDDGTGEPALYINVSSSAMNRTQLTDYVSQNIEDRFNIISGVSAVDVAGGLYKVMFIKLNSEKMAGHKVTTTDILSALRAENLESPAGEIRNNSIVMPVRTERRYDAERDFRYLVIGKSATGVAIYLNQVAEVKLQAESENSSYRSNGVSSVSLAIVPQADANPLDLSSRIHAEVDKIQQFLPKGTQVVVDYDATVFIDRSISEVYKTLFMTCALVILVLYLFIGQARATLIPAVTVPVSLIATFIFASYLGFTINLLTLLALILAIGLVVDDAIVVVENIYHHIQRGKPPLLAAFEGTREVGFAVLATTFVLVMVFLPIAMMDGMIGRLFTEFSVMIAVSVMFSTLIALTLTPVLGAKLLTKKQKHNAINTYVERLLGALETRYRQLLTLSLKYRFVAPAIIIACLAGSYFVVTQLSSQLMPQEDRGVIMVKVNGAEGTSFSRMSENMQKVETRLMAMLKNGSLKSLSIQTPISGGKNGDQYGLAILQLKDWDLRDENAQTILKKVKLQLAGIPDVRIRPKLPGFKGGSKEPVQIALSGSDYSELNKWAKVMQSKMDESPLMTGSLVDYSEKTPEMVVKVDRRRAAELGISVSEVSDTLNVMLGGKTETTYVENGEEYDVFVRGDEAQFNSSSDLTSIFMRTASGDLVSVDTFCKVNRVASAQKLTHISKRKSVVVRANLVEGATLGEALSSLEQVAITVLPQNISFSYAGESKEFIDNQSSTFIIFVLALLVAYLVMAAQFESFINPFVVMLTVPTGLFGAVLGIWLMGESINIYSQIGIIMLIGMVTKNGILIVEFIGQLRDKGVSFDDAIIDGASRRLRPIMMTAFTTLAGALPLLLSSGAGAESRVSVGVVVFFGMGFSTLVTLVVIPTMYKLLCRSTQSPGTIKKQLQQLRNSAA